The sequence ACTCTGCTGCTGAATAtctatacacatataatacaaatgaaagaaaatatacataagtAAGTGCTTTGTAACTGCAATGTGCATGCCAGTCACTGGTGACTTGGAAGTCACACCCCTGTCTGTGGGAAAACCACTCTAAGGCTCATTTCCATACTCACTGTTGCCCTGTCCCAAGGACTACCTCCTCCCTTCCTACAGGGTCCCAATGAatacctcctgcctccctccattcagggtccccaataatatTTCCTCCCACCATCCAGGGTTCCATGGAATAGCACATCCCTCCATCCAGGGTTCCATGGAATACCTCCTTTCTCCCTCAACCCAGGGTTCCATGGAatacctccttcttccctccatccAGGGTTCCATGGAATCCCTCCTCCTCCATGCATGCAGGAACCCAGGGAatacctcttccctccctccatccagggCCCCAATGAatacctcttccctccctccactcagggTCCCAGGAAATCCCTCCTCCTCCATGCATGCAGGAACCCAGGGAATACCTCTTCCCCCACTCCATCCAGGGTCCCAAGGAATACCTACCTCCTCCTCCATGGCCGGTCCCGAGGCATGGTTGGAGACTCCTGGATAcctgttttaacttttaaaaggtgAGGGTTTTGCACACATGAATCAAGGAaagacctttatttatttaagaaccaATAACTTTATTTGAAGAAACGGTAAAACTTGAACATATAAACTTAAGTGACCGTTTTGCAAGGGCAGTATGGCAGTACGCATGCTGGGCACGGTGGCCAGGGGAAGTCACCCCATGGCTACCAGTCAGGCAGTCCAGGCTCAGTTCTTCTTGCTGGCATCCAGGGGGAGCGCGTCAAAGAGGTACTCCGCCAGGCTGGAGGTCGGGGCTCCCAGCTTGCGCAGGTCGCTGATATTGGCTCCCACATTGTAGATGAACTTCACCTCCTGGCGCAGGTAGTGGTGCTCCAGGAAGTCGCACAGGTGGGCGTCGTTCTTGCTGGTGGCCAGCTGGTGCAGACGGAGCAGGCTCTGGTTCACCATCCTCTCCACGTGCAAGGCGGTTTTCATGGCTTTCAGGCCGCTCTCCCACTGGTTGTGGTCAGGCCTCCTGATATCTCGCAGGCGGATCCGCCCCCCTCGCCGGTTCTGCAGCCTCATCAATGCCTGGGCTTGCTCCCACTCCTCCCTGGACTGCCACAGGAAGAAGGCAGCGAAGTGCTGCAAGGCCTGGTCCTGGCGGTCGAAGTAGAAGGCAATGGACGTGTACACGTAGGAGGCGTGCAGCTCCAGGTTGATCTGTTTGTTGATAGAGGCCTCGCAGTGGGCATGGTAATTCTGGCGCACTTGGGAGATGGGCCCCAGCACCGCCACTGGAGGCGCAGGAGGCACGGGAGGAGGCGCAGCGGCCATGGGCGGAGGCGCAGGGGCCATGGCTGGAAGCATGGGTAACAGGTTTTCCGGGGGTGGCCCTCCGGCCAAGTAGATCAACAGAGCCTCATGGCGAGGGCTGAGGGGCGGGCTGCGGGGTGGGCAGCGGCGCGGGTGAAGGCGGTGGCTTCTCCGGGGACGGATCATTCCCATGGTGGTGGGTGAGGGCGGCCCAAAGCCCAGtcagcggcggtggcggcggggaCCTCGGACTGTCCCTGGGGGACCTTCCCAGGCTGACCCGAGACAGGCTTCTCAGGTGCTAGGCTGCTGGCAACTGACCGTTGGCTCTGAGGTGGGACCGGAAAAGGAAGAGGTGACCTTTACTCTTGaccattggggggggggaggggcttggaGAGAGGATCCATTgtggagagggcagtgggggggttTGAGGGGGGCCCAAGTGGGCCGCGCACCATCTAGGTCTTCCAGGTTCCATCACAGCCTGTGTGAGACAGGGAGACTCTTCCCTGAGTACCAggcatttaatgttttaaattttgcaaTAATATTTCTATCTTGCAAGTACTTTATCTGTCCTCTAATTGTTTCCTTCTATAgtagacatttttttattttattttataaacacattttctCCCCTTAAAATTCTGAGAATATGAAtttgaatttttggtaaaattctcTTTTATTCCCATGTTTTATGAGTTTTCCCCCAAAATGAAATAGTTCTGTGTGTTTATTGTGATCTTCTATTTTACCTTCCTCGTACATCTGGCAAacctttgttcatttatatttatgaataaaGGACTTACTTGATTAACCTAGGTAATTAGCATGGATCTGATCTAGAACTGTGATGTCCAATTCACTGCTAAGGTTTTGCTCAAAATGGGAGAGTGGAGTGTGTCAGTTATTCAGTTGCGTTCTCATTTGGGGATACATGGCATGGAGCTCACAGGTAGGATAGGAACAC comes from Eptesicus fuscus isolate TK198812 chromosome 1, DD_ASM_mEF_20220401, whole genome shotgun sequence and encodes:
- the LOC129148873 gene encoding ferritin heavy chain-like, which translates into the protein MGMIRPRRSHRLHPRRCPPRSPPLSPRHEALLIYLAGGPPPENLLPMLPAMAPAPPPMAAAPPPVPPAPPVAVLGPISQVRQNYHAHCEASINKQINLELHASYVYTSIAFYFDRQDQALQHFAAFFLWQSREEWEQAQALMRLQNRRGGRIRLRDIRRPDHNQWESGLKAMKTALHVERMVNQSLLRLHQLATSKNDAHLCDFLEHHYLRQEVKFIYNVGANISDLRKLGAPTSSLAEYLFDALPLDASKKN